Proteins encoded together in one Carya illinoinensis cultivar Pawnee chromosome 3, C.illinoinensisPawnee_v1, whole genome shotgun sequence window:
- the LOC122304297 gene encoding myb-related protein 330-like — translation MGRSPCCAKEGLNKGAWTSQEDDILIEYIRIHGEGQWRNLPKNAGLKRCGKSCRLRWLNYLRPDIKRGNISPDEEELIIRLHKLLGNRWSLIAGRLPGRTDNEIKNYWNTNLGRKVQNQQISTTVSIPPKLSGHSDENNFPPPTVSTTPMLSAGYTDENNFNPPTTNLMSSIDTSTLPSSPISKTCTNSSVIRTKAFRCSSKLLQTPQPNKCKENLETNVIGVGLVPMDGQHHSINKPKELSGTFDELLSLVTTTTTTTGSGDHNNNQSPDLVMNFNVGDICLSDLLNSDFSNVCDFNYSDDNSNDLSPVSADQPPLMQYSDDHRDMLQDWKTSNCVQTMNYVAPNLQYSFSSLLNSGGEWFEE, via the exons ATGGGGAGAAGCCCTTGTTGTGCTAAGGAGGGCTTGAACAAGGGTGCTTGGACATCTCAAGAAGATGATATTCTCATAGAGTACATTAGAATCCATGGTGAAGGCCAATGGAGAAACCTTCCCAAAAATGCAG GTCTGAAAAGATGTGGGAAGAGCTGCAGGCTTCGATGGTTGAATTACCTGAGACCAGATATCAAGAGAGGTAACATATCACCGGATGAAGAAGAACTCATCATTAGGCTCCACAAACTTTTGGGAAACAG ATGGTCTCTAATTGCTGGTAGGCTTCCGGGCCGAACAgacaatgaaataaaaaactaCTGGAACACCAACCTGGGAAGGAAAGTTCAAAACCAGCAAATCAGTACTACCGTTTCGATTCCTCCAAAGCTTTCAGGGCATTCAGATGAAAACAATTTTCCGCCACCCACAGTTTCAACGACTCCTATGCTTTCTGCAGGTTATACtgatgaaaacaattttaatcCACCAACGACCAACCTGATGTCCTCCATTGACACAAGTACCTTACCATCATCACCAATATCGAAAACCTGCACGAACTCCAGTGTGATCCGGACCAAAGCATTCCGGTGCAGCTCTAAGCTTCTTCAGACCCCACAGCCAAACAAGTGTAAAGAAAATTTGGAGACCAACGTGATCGGGGTAGGATTGGTCCCGATGGATGGTCAACATCATTCTATAAACAAGCCCAAGGAATTATCTGGTACATTTGATGAGTTATTATCACTTgttactactactactactactacagGTTCAGGAGATCATAATAATAATCAGTCGCCGGATTTGGTGATGAATTTCAACGTGGGGGATATTTGCTTATCGGATCTTCTCAACTCAGACTTCTCAAATGTTTGTGATTTCAATTATAGTGACGATAACAGTAATGATTTATCGCCAGTTTCTGCAGACCAGCCACCTCTAATGCAGTACTCTGATGATCATCGGGATATGCTGCAAGATTGGAAGACAAGCAATTGTGTTCAAACCATGAATTATGTGGCTCCAAATCTCCAGTACTCTTTCTCATCACTTCTTAATTCTGGTGGGGAATGGTTTGAAGAATAA